The sequence AACCGCTATGGTGTTCTGGTCTACTCTAAGTTGAACTATTCCAATGAATTCAAGGGTCAATCTAATCGTAATACAGTAATTAGCAGAAGTTCTGGATTATCCGCAGGAATTTATTTTTACACTCTTACAGTAAATGATACTCGAGAAAAATTTCAAGGGTATATGTATATTTCTGATTAAGAATGGTCCGTCCTTAGATTCAGTAAGACTGAAAAATACTTCTTAACTTGTCCCATAAATCAAATCCATTCTATGAAAAGAAGGACTTTCATCAAAAAAACAGCGGTTTCAGGTCTTGCCTGTACTTTTCCACCGGTTTTAACTCTTAATTCCGACCCAGACTATTCTATTCTTGAACTTATGGGCAAAGCTGAAATAGCGCTTTATGGAGAGGGCATTAATTTAAGGGAAGAGGCATATGAGGCTTTTGTGAAAATGAAAAAAGCCGCATATTCAGATGGCTTTGATATTAAAATGGTATCAAGTTTTAGGGATTTTTACAGACAGGAGGGTATTTGGGAACGAAAGTACTTGCGTTACACGGAAGATGATGAAATGCAACCTTTGGAAGCCATTGATAAAATTATAGAATACTCAACAATCCCCGGTACCAGTAGACATCATTGGGGAACCGATATTGATATTATTGATGGATACCCTAAAGTTACGGGAGATGTTCTGGTTCCTGAAAAATTTGAAGAAGGAGGTCCGTTTATGAAGTTTAAGGCATGGCTTGATGAAAACTCGGAAAGTTTTGGATTTTATTTGGTATATACTGACGAACCTAAAAGAAGAGGTTTCAAATACGAGCCTTGGCATTACAGCTATGCCCCCATATCAATCCCTATGTTGACTGCCTTCAGAAAAAAGAATATTCTTAGGCTACTTCAAAATGAAGATTTTGTGGGCTGCGAACATTTTACAACAGGATTTCTAAAGACTTACATTCAAAATAATATTTTAGATATCAATCAAAACCTGTTATAAGCCTTTTTTGTATCTTGAATCTCTAAGAACACTATTACCATGAGAAGAGGAAGTTGGAAAATTCGTATCCTTATCGGCTTAGCTATCGTAGCTTTTGCGTTTATCCAACGCTGCAGCAACAAAGAAGAAAATCCATATACGGGAAGAGTTCAAAATATAAACATGTCGGCCGATCAAGAGATTGCTATTGGTTTGCAAAGCGCTCCAGAAATGGCGCAGCAACATGGTGGGTTGTATCCAGATGAAAGAATGCAGGCTTTGGTAGATGCTGTTGGCAATAAGCTCATTCAAAATAGTATCGCAAGAGAAACACCCTACAAATATGATTTTCATTTATTGGCTGATGATAGGGCCATAAATGCATTTGCATTGCCAGGCGGTCAGTGTTTTATTACCTATGCCCTATTCTCTCAACTTACAGAAGCACAATTGGCCGGAGTACTTGGTCATGAAATTGGCCACGTAATTGGCAGACACTCGGCTGAACGCATTGCCGAAAGTAGTTTTTGGCAAACTTTGGCAACCGGTGCATCAGTTGGTGGTGATATGGGAAGTTTGGTAAGCGGTATTGGCCAGAACACATTATTGAAAAATGGTAGAGGTGATGAACTGGAAAGTGATGAATTGGGTGTGTTGTTCATGATCCAGGCTGGATATGATCCATATGAGATGATTAAGGTCATGGAAATTTTAAAATCTGCTGCTGGCCCCAATAGAGTTCCGGAATTTCAAAGTACCCATCCTGATCCAGAAAACAGGATTGAAAAAATTAAGGAAGCCATTGAAAAATATTCCGGTCGATAGAATCGGTATGTTCATCGATTAAAACTTTCTATTCGCCAGTTTTGACTACCTTTGATTGACCCCAAATCATAAATACCTATCTATAACCTCCTTTGTGCTATCTAACGAGAAGAACACATGGGAACACTATTACATTTCAAAAGTCTTTACACGGAAGCGTTTGATGACTGCAGACCTAGCTTTATTGTCCTTTTGCTAAAAGGATATGCTATATTTTGTGCCATACTGTTATTTATGGCACTATACGCATTTTTATATCGAGCTTTTACAGGGTTTGATTTTTAAAAAACGAGAATCGTTTACTCTTTTACATGAACACTATTAAAGTAGATGAATAAAAAAGCCCATCCTTTGGATGGGCTTTTTGCTGAATGAATAAACTCCTCAATTTATTTCTTCATAGCCAATTTAAGTATTTCCATTGCTTCTACAGCATTTGATAGTTCCGCATATTTTTTCGCAGTATACCCTTTGTCACATCGCTTTTTCACGTTTGCTCCATTAGCAATAAGCAGCTCCAAAATTTCTGTTTGATTATAACGAGCTGCAAAATGGATTGGAGCCATTCCCAGTGATTTTTGATTTACATCCTCTCCCAATTCGATAAGCTTTTTTACTGTTTCAAAATCTCCTTTCACAATTGCTTTGCAAAACGAATTAATCTCAACAGAAACCTCTGTCAAATTTAAATCAACTTCAAAAGTTGATGTTGTTTCATTGGCGCATACGCCTGTAACCGTCAGCATACATGCTGCCGCTACTGTTAGGATTGTTTTTTTCATGATGAATAATTTTTGATTATAGATTTAACTCATATAAAAATAGACTCCGTCAATCCTCAAATGTTACAGCATTAACACTTAAATAACTAAACTTTAACAACACCGTTTTTTTTAACATAAATTATTAACAAATCCGCATGTAGAAAAGCCCAAAAAGACTAGGGCATCCAGCTAAATCATTATATTTTTGAAGCTCAATACAACATCATGAACAAGAAGACAATCCTAATGATATTGGATGGGTGGGGTAAATCTCCCGACCCAAAAATTTCGGCCATAGCTCAAGCAAATACTCCATTTGTAGATTCTTTATATTCCAAATACCCAGATGCAAACCTGCTTACAGACGGAATGAATGTAGGCCTTCCAGAAGGTCAGATGGGTAATAGCGAAGTAGGTCACATGAATTTGGGAGCAGGTAGGATAGTCTATCAAGATCTGGCAAAAATCAATAAAGCCGTAAAAGAGAATACCCTTAAACAAGAGGTGGTTTTAATGGAAGCTTTCAATTATGCCAAGTCTAACAACAAACCTGTACATTTTTTAGGTTTGGTAAGTGATGGTGGGGTACATAGTCATATAGACCACCTAAAGGCTTTAATAAAAGCATGTGATGAAAGTGGGGTGCAAAAATCCTTTGTTCATGCATTTACAGACGGCAGGGATGTAGATCCAAAAAGTGGGAAAGAATTTTTGCAGGATGTGACGGACTATTGCTCAGATAAAAATGCCAAACTTGCAACCGTTATAGGAAGGTATTATGCCATGGACCGAGATAAAAGATGGGAACGAGTTAAATTGGCCTATGATGTATTGGTTAATAATGAAGGAGAAAAGGTTCAGGATGTTTCTAAGGCCATTCAAAAAAGTTATGATGAAGGTATTACCGATGAATTCATTAAGCCATTGGTCTTAACCGATACGTTATCTAAACCTTTAACAAAAATTGAGAATGGAGATGTTATCATTTTCTTCAATTTTAGAACGGATAGAGGAAGGGAACTCACCCAAGCACTAAATCAGCAAGATTTTCATGAACAAAATATGCATAAGTTGGACTTGTACTACGTTACCATGACCAATTATGATGATTCGTTCAAAGATGTTAAAGTTGTATATGATAAAGAAAATCTGAAAGATACGCTAGGAGAAGTTCTAGCCAGAAACGGAAAAAAACAAATACGCATTGCAGAAACAGAGAAGTACCCTCATGTAACCTTCTTCTTCAATGGAGGTAGAGAAGAACCTTTTGATGGAGAAAAGAGAATTCTATGTCCTTCACCTAAAGTGGCTACCTACGATTTGAAGCCAGAAATGAGTGCTTATGAAATTAGGGACGCCATTATACCAGAATTGAAAAAAGGAGAGGCTAGTTTTGTATGCCTCAACTTTGCCAACCCAGATATGGTGGGGCATACGGGGATTATGGAAGCTGCAATTAAAGCCTGTGAAACCGTTGATGAATGCGCCAAAGATGTCATTGCAGCTGGTTTAGAAAATGGTTATTCAACTATTGTGATTGCCGATCATGGAAACTGCGACACTATGGTAAACCCAGATGGAAGTCCCAATACAGCCCATACAACAAATCCTGTTCCGCTTATACTAGTGGACAATGATATTAAAGAAATAAAAGATGGTGTATTAGGTGATATAGCTCCAACTATTTTAAAATTAATTGGAGTTGAAAAACCTTCACTAATGACTCAAGAGTCATTGATATAGGGAAAATTGTCTTGTTTCTTATCAAACCGTAATTAATTGATTTCCTCTTATCTTTGCCCCCATGATAAAGATTAAGACTGCAGAGGAGATTGAACTAATGCGAGAAAGTGCATTGGTGGTTTCCAGAACTTTAGGGATGTTGGCCTCTGAGATTAAACCTGGGGCAAATCCATTACACCTGGACAAGCTGGCTGAAGATTTTATTCGAGAGCAAGGAGCGGAGCCTGGTTTTTTGGGTATGTATGACTTTCCAAATACTTTGAATTGGAGTCCAAATGCACAAGTTGTGCATGGTATTCCAAATAATGAATTGCTCAAAGATGGAGACGTGGTGTCTGTAGACTGCGGAGCATTCAAAAATGGGTTTTATGGTGATCATGCATATACTTTTGAAGTTGGCGAAGTAGCGGAAGACACCAAAAAATTACTCAGAATCACAAAGGAATCCTTATATATGGGAATCCGCGAATTTAAGCTTGGAAATCGTGTTGGAGATGTTGGTTTTGCCATTCAAAATTATTGTGAGAACCATGGTTATGGTATCGTAAGAGAATTGGTAGGTCATGGATTGGGCACTGAACTTCATGAAGACCCCCAAATGCCCAACTATGGCAAACGCGGCCGTGGAAAAAAGTTTGTAGATGGAATGGTGGTAGCCATTGAGCCTATGGTAAATATGGGAACCAGAAGAATAAAACAGCTTAAAGATGGGTGGACCATTTTGACAGCTGATGGGAAACCCAGTGCTCATTTTGAACATGATGTAGCCCTTGTGGGTGGAAAACCCGAACTGCTTTCCACTTTCCAATATATTTATGATGCCCTTGGTATTGTAAACAACGAAGAAGCAGAGTTTAGAAGTAAAAAATTACAACTTTAGACCACACCATCTTGCTTTTGCTAGGATAAAACCAAATGAAACGGCTCTTTAAATTTTTCTTGAACCTTATCCCAAGACCATTACTTATAAAACTAAGTTATTGGGTAAGACCATTAATAGCCTTTTCTCTAAAAGGGAATAATTACACTGATCCTATTGACGGAAAAAGTTTTAGAGCATTTCTACCTTATGGCTATGAAAATCCCAGGGAAAATGTGCTCTCCCCCTCTACCCTATCTTTAGAACGGCACAGATTGCTGTGGCTGTATTTAAAAAATGAAACTGACTTTTTTACCAAAGCAAATAAAGTGCTTCATTTTGCGCCGGAACAAGCTTTTCATAAAAGGTTTAAAAAACTAGGAAACATTGACTATACTACCACTGATTTGAACTCTCCGTTAGCGGAAGTAAAAGCGGATATATGCAATCTTCCTTTTAACGATGATTCTTTTGATGTTATTCTTTGTAATCATGTTTTGGAACACATCCCAGATGATACCAAAGCGATGCAAGAGTTGTTTCGTATTCTGAAACCAGGAGGTTGGGGCATTTTTCAAATTCCGCAGGATTTAAAAAGAGAAGAAACATTTGAAGACGATTCCATAACTGATAGAAAGGAAAGAGCCAAGATTTTTGGTCAATATGACCATGTACGTATCTATGGCAGGGATTACTTTCACAAATTAAGAAGCATTGGCTTTAAAGTTGAAGAAGTGGATTACACTCAAAAATTACCTGAAGAAGAAGTCGAACAATATAGATTGGCAAAAGGCGAAATCATTCCCTTTGTCAGGAAATGATTATTACTTAATCAAGCTTTTAAATCCAGGGGTCATAAACTCAAGCGTTTCTCCACTTTCATCCAAGTAAATGATATAGGCTTCCAGATTGTTTTGATTAGTCAACAAGCTCTTGGAATCCTCCAAATCCATAGCCATAAAGGCTGTTGCGTAGGCATCCGCTTCGGCACAGGAACTTGCTACCACACTAGTTGCCAAAACCTTTGAGTTTTTAGTATATCCAGTTTTGGGATTGATGGTATGGACATACTTTTTTCCTGTTTCTGGGTCTATTCTAAACTTCCTATAATTTCCAGAAGATGCCATGGCCTTATCCTCTAGAACAATTATCTGTTTCAGCTGTCGTCCAACCTCAACTTGGGGGTCGTCTATCCCCACACTCCATTGTTTACCTGAAATCCTATTTTGGCCCTTGGTTATGACCTCACCGCCTAATTCAACCAAATAATTTTCAAGACCCTTAGCATTCAATAAAGCCCCTAAACGGTCAATGGTGTATCCTTTGGCAACAGCATTAAAATCAAAACGTAATTCCGGGTGATTTTTGGTTATGGTACCATCATGATTTAGTTTAACCTTGTCCCAACCAACATACTTCAATAAACTGTCAACTTTAAGGCTGTCCAGTTTTAGCTGTTCTCCTGGACCAAAACCCCAAGCATTTGCCAAGACACCAATAGTTGGGTCAAAATAGCCATTGGAGGCCTCATATACCATACTAGATGTCTTAAAAACCTCTTGGAACATATGATCCACCGTTATAGTTGAATCGCCATTATTAATTTTTGAAATGTCTGAAGTTGGGATATAAGTTGAAAGTGATTGATTGATCACCTGAAAAACAGAATCTATCTCTTGCCGATAGTTCTCTTCTTTGTCTGAAATATAGATAATGGAATAGGTAGTGCCCAATGCATTACCCGCAATTTGATTTTTTATCCATGTATTGGTGTTGCATCCAAAAAGCAATGTAAGTCCAAATGTAAAAAGTATTCGTTGTATCATTTAAATCTCAATTAACCCTTGATAATCAACAATATAATCTTCATTTAAATATACTGGAAGTTCTTGGTCAGATGCGTTGGAAAGCCCAACTCCTGCAAAATAAGTCTTGGCTTCGAACTTATCCGCATGATTTTTAACCTTTCCCATCAATTCATTATCAAAAACTGTTGTGCTTTTCGGGTATTCAACATTCCGTACCACAATAAAATGTAGCATTTTATCTTTGAGGCAAACATACTGGGGGTTCTTTTTTGGTTTGCTGTTGATTCCCATAAATTCAAAACCATCCTCTTCCAATTGTTTTCCAACAATATTCATGGCTAAGTTATGAAGTTCTTGTTCCGTAAGTTGTCTTCGTTCTTCCATAAAAAAACCGACGCTGTCACATCGGTTTGGTTTTATTATTGACCTCTTGACTGCTCTCGAGGTGATATGGTGCCTATTCTACTATCCGCCAAAATCATCGAATCTGATATTCTCATCTGGAATACCAAAATCTTCTCCCATTTTCTGAACTGCTTTGTTCATTAATGGAGGTCCACAGAAATATAGCTCAATATCTTCAGGAGCTTCATGATGATTTAAGTAATTATCTATAACACAGTTATGAATAAAACCTACAAAGCCATCTCCATCAGCATCAATATCTTCTTTCACTTTCCAATTATCCTCTTCCATAGGTTCTGAAAGCGCCATGTAGAATTTAAAGTTTGGAAAATCCTTTTCTAATTGTTTAAAGTGGTCAATGTAGAACAACTCTCGTTTTGAACGACCTCCGTACCAATAGGTAACTTTTCTATTTGTTTTTAAAGTCCTGAACAAGTGATACAAGTGTGAACGCATTGGAGCCATACCGGCACCACCACCTACATACAACATCTCGGCTTCGGATTCATTGATAAAGAACTCCCCAAATGGACCTGAAATGGTAACAGGGTCACCTTCTTTTAATCCAAAAATATAAGAGGAGGCAACACCAGGGTTTACATCCATCCATCCATTTTTGGAGCGATCCCATGGCGGGGTTGCAATACGTACGTTTAACATGATTTCACGACCTTCCGCAGGATATGAGGCCATGGAGTAAGCACGCTCCACCGTTTCTGGATTCTTCATGACAAGTGGCCATAAATTAAATTTATCCCATTCATTCTTGAACTTATCTGGAGTTTCATGTTCTGCAGGGTGCGCTGTAATATCAATATCTGAATACTTTATCTCGCAAGGTGGTATTTCAATCTGAATATATCCACCTGCTTTGTAATTCATATCCTCAGGAATTTCAACAACAAATTCTTTGATAAACGAAGCAACATTATAGTTACGCACCACTTTACCCGCCCATTTTTTAATTCCAAAGACTTCTTCTGGAATCGTAATGTCCATGTCCTGCTTTACCTTAACTTGACAAGCTAAACGCGCGCCATGTTGTAGCTCTTTTCTAGAAAAATGCGGTGTTTCAGTTGGTAATGCCTCACCGCCTCCGGAAAGCACATGGCATTCACACTGAATACAGGTTCCACCACCACCACATGCTGATGGCAAAAACACTTTTTGGTTTCCTAATGTAGAAAGTAAAGTACCACCAGAAGCCACTTCTATTTGCTTCTCTCCGTTAATGGTCAAGGTTACTGGCCCAGAAGGTGAAAGCTTTTCTTTGGTGAAAAGTAACAACGCTACCAAAAGCAATAATAAAACTAGAAATGCAACTACCGTAATTAAAATAGTACCACCTGTACTTGTAGCTAATATCATCTTTATTCGTTTATGACTTCATTATAAGAGACTGCTTTGTCTTCGTCTTCAATCTCTTTTTTAATTTCTTTTTCTTCAATTTTTTCCGCTGTAACTGGTTCTGTTCCCTCAGGTGGTTCATTGTCACCTGTTAGCATTCCACCAAAACTTTGGAACCCAATTCCCATCAAACCAGTAATGATAAATGTAATTCCCAATCCACGAAGTGGAGCTGGTACATTTGAGTATCTTATTTTTTCCCGAATCGCTGCAATGGCCAAAATAGCCAAGAACCATCCAATACCAGAGCTAACCCCATAATTGAACGCCAATCCCAAACTTGGAATCTCTCTTGCCTGCATAAACAGGGAGCCTCCCAAAATAGCACAGTTTACCGCAATCAAAGGCAAGAAAATACCCAAAGAGTTGTATAGTGAGGGAGAGAACTTTTCCACCACAATCTCCACCAATTGTACCATCGTTGCAATGGTAGCGATAAACAGAATAAATGATAGGAAGCTAAGGTTATAATCGGCATACTCCGGGCCTAACCAAACCAATGCCCCATCTCTCAATAAGTATTGATCTAACAACCAGTTTAAAGGTACCGTAACGGCCAAAACAAATATAACGGCAGCTCCTAATCCTACGGCTGTTGCCACTTTCTTTGATACGGCTAAATAGGAACACATTCCCAAAAAGACCGCAAATACCATATTATCTATGAAGATGGACTTAAAAAACAGTTCTAAATGTTCTAACATATTCTCTTATTTATGCTTCTTCTATTAATGCTTTATTTCTTGAACGCTGCACCCAAATGATGATACCCACAACTATCAATGCTGCTGGTGGTATAATCATAAATCCGTTGTTCTCATATCCTGTTGCATATAGCCCAGTCTTCGCTATTGGATCTCCCAATACCGGAATTCCAAATAAGGTCCCTGAACCAAAAAGCTCACGGAAAAATCCAACAATGATCAGTATTACTCCATAGCCAAGTGCATTACCAATGCCATCTAAAAAGGATTTCCATGGACCATTACCTAAAGCAAAGGCCTCAAAACGCCCCATGATAATACAGTTGGTAATAATCAACCCAACAAAAACCGAAAGGGTTTTACTCAACTCATACGCAAATGCCTTTAAAACCTGGTCTACAATAATTACCAAGGTTGCCACAACGATAAGTTGAACGATAATCCTGATTTTTGAAGGAATCACGTTACGCATCAACGAAATGACCACGTTACCTACTCCCAGTACAAAAATTACCGAGATTGCCATTACCAAAGAGGCTTTAAGTTCCGCTGTAATTGCCAATGCTGAACAGATTCCCAAAACCTGAATGGTTATTGGATTGTTATCCGCTAATGGGTCTAAAATTAGATTTGCATCTTTTTTTGAAAGCAATGCCATATTAGTTTGTTCTAATGGTTTCTAAGTAAGGTTTGTAAACCTTTAAGGTTTCTTTTATCATCGCTGAAACTCCATTTCCAGTGATCGTTGCACCTGCAAGTGCATCAACTTCATTATCTTCTTTATCATTGTTCAATGGGTCATTGTTTCCTTTTGCTACACTTACGCCGGCATAACTTTTACCTTCCAACAAAGATTCACCTATAAAATCGTCCATAAAAAAGCGCATTTTAATATTTGCGCCAAGACCGGGGGTTTCCGCTTTATGATCAAAATAAACTCCTTGAACAGTCATATTATCATCAACCGAAATAAAGCCCCAAATGGCATCCCATAATCCTTTACCGTACATTGGCAGGATATATGATTTCTTGCCATCTTTTTCACCAATGAAAATAGGCAACCGTGCTTCACCTCCACTTTTAAAGGCAGCCAACTGCTTCTTCATATCAATCAAAAAGGCTTGGTCATCTTTTTGAACATCACCATCCACAAAAACATATTGTTCTTTAATGTATTTTGAAAACTCACCCTCAACCACATCTGTGGGAATAAAATTTACCCCACTATCTTCGGTATTCTCATTTACACCCATGGCGTAAAGGATATTCTGTTGTTTTTCAAAACGTTCATTTTCCTTGATTCTATCATTTAGGCCAGATGCCAAAAAAGCAAGGACAGAACCTACAATTACAACCATTATGATTGCAAAGATTACGGTATATGAGTTTTTATCTGTGTTAATTCCCATTATTATACTGTTTCCGTTTTTAATGCTTCAGCACCATCTGTAACTTTTGGGTATATGGTAGCCGTCTTTAATCGTTTCATTCTTCTTTTGATATTACCTCTTACCACATAATGGTCAATGGTAGGTGCAAAAACATTCATCAACAAGATTGCCAAGAAAACACCTTCTGGATAACCTGGATTGAAAACTCGAATCATAACGGACATAAATCCAATCAAGAATCCATATATCCATTTACCTCTATTGGTCTGCGACCCTGTAACGGGGTCGGTCGCCATAAAGACGATACCAAAAGCAAGACCTCCCACCAACAAATGTTGCCAGTATTCAAAACTCATTAATCCATAGAACTTACTGTACTCTGGAATCCATTCCGCGGCAACAATACCATTAAAAATCAATCCCATTGCAAGGGATCCAATTACAGCACTTAACATGATTCGCCATGAGGCTATTTTTGAAAAAATCAAAAACAATCCACCCAGTAGAATTAACAAGGTCGATGTTTCCCCTACTGAACCAGGTATAAATCCATAGAACATATCTGAAAGCGAATAAGTAAACTCAGTATTCCCCTGTGCCAAATATCCTAAAACTGTTTCACCAGAAATAGCGTCGGCAGAACCTGCTTGAGTCACTCCTTCTTTGGCCCCATGTACCCAAACTTTATCGCCACTCATCCAAGTAGGATAGGCGAAAAACAAGAACGCACGTATGGTCAAAGCGGGATTCAAGATATTCATTCCTGTTCCCCCAAAAACTTCCTTCCCGATGACAACACCAAAAGCAACAGCAACAGCCAACATCCATAGTGGTGTGTCCACAGGAACAATAAGAGGAACCAACATTCCTGTCACCAGGTATCCTTCTTCTACTTCATGACCTTTTATTACTGCAAACAAGAATTCGATAGCAAGTCCTACTCCATAGGATACAACAACAATTGGTAATATAGTAATTGCACCCAACCAAAAGTTATCCCAGGTAATAAAATGCTCCATCAAAGAAAACTCTGATGGAAAACCATTGATTGCCGAATAATGTTGGTACCCTGCATTAAAGATTCCAAACAAAAGACAAGGAACCAAAGCCATGATTACCGTGTTCATGGTACGCTTTAAATCATCAGCGGAACGAACATGACTACCAGAATGGGTAGTTTCATTGGGCATGTACAAAAATGTATGGATTGCATTAAATGCAGGAGCCATTTTTTTACCCTTGTATTTTTCTTTAATCTGATGTAATTTTTCTTTCATACCCATATTATCCAATTTCTTGATGCAACAAATCCAATCCTTCCCTGATTATTTGTTGGTGCGGTTGTTTAGAAATACAAATGAATTCCGTTAATGAGAAATCTTCCGGCGCAACTTCATACAATCCCAATTGCTCCATCTCGTCCAAGTCTTTCACCATACAAGCTTTGAGTAATTGTAGTGGGTAAATATCCAACGGAAAAACATCTTCGTAACGACCCGTTACCACAAAAGCTCTATGCTCTCCATTGGTGTTCGTGTCCAAATCGTATTTCTTGTTAGGCTGCATCCATGAAAAGGTCAATGCCCTTGTAGATGAGATTTTATTGAAAATTGGCTTATTCCATCCAAAAAACTCATAATCATCACCTTCTGGAATAGCAGTTACTGTATTGTTGTAGAATCCAAGATACCCCTCAGGGTTTGTTTTTGAACCTGTAAGCACATCACCATTAATCAACCTAAATTTATCTTGATTAACTCCACTTCCATATAAAAAGGTAGAAATCTCAGCACCTATTTTAGTAGTGTAGTATTTTGGAGCTTTTACAACAGAACCTGCAAGTGCTATTGTCCTTTCCGCATTAAACTTTCCCGTTAACAATAACTCTCCAATAATCACCAGGTCTTGTGGGGCTAATGTCCAAGCCACTTCTCCTTTATTAATTGGGTCAATTTTATTTATTTGGGTTCCCACCAACCCCGCGGGATGTGGTCCAGATACTTTATGAAGTGTGATTCCGTCCAATTTCTCAAGAGGGGAATTACCTGACCCACCAACCGAAACATGCACTGGACCGGGTGTCAACTTGCCCAAAGCAGAAATTGCAGCTTGCAGCTCCGCTTCTTTACCCTTTAAAACATAATCGGTATCCGCAGCTAAAGGCGCTGTAGTATAACCGGATATGAATATGGCTTTAGGAGTTACCTCAGGATTTGCAATGATATCATAAGGTCGCTGTTTAATAAATGTCCAGCCACCTGATTTTAACAAAAAGTTCTTGACACCCTCTCCATCAGACTTTTCAATATCAAATATTTTATGCGCTATATACTCTTGCTCTTTATCTGCAAGAATTTTCAGCGTTAAAATTTTTCTTCTGGCTCCACGAACAATTTCCACCAATTCTCCGCTTACCGGAGACACAAAGAGCATATCCTCTTTGTTCTTGTTGTAAAAAAGAGGTTCCCCTGCTTTAACTTCGGCCCCCTGTTTTACCAACATTTTTGGTGTTATTCCATGAAAATCATCTAGGTTTAGGGCGTATACGTTACTTAAAACGGCTTTGGAAGTAGTCTGTTCTGCTGCCCCGATAAGGTTGATGTTTAACCCTTTTTTAATCCGGATGTCTTTAGACATATTGTTATAGACCTTTTGTTAAAGAAATATGTCGCAAATTTAACGCATATCGTTGAAAATACATGCTTCAAAAGATGGTGTGTTAATTATTTATATTTATTCTAAATAAAGAAATTGAACCGAGATAATCCACCTTTCATCATGGGCACACTTTTTGTTTACCTTTACCCAAAAAAATAGGCCCTAAATGCGCTTTTTAGTTAAACAAGTATTTTTCTTTTTCATAGTTTCAAATCTTTTTGCACAGGTACAGGAAGAAGTAAATCCTCCGGTCAATATAAAGTCCGTAGTTTTTAAAGGTCCAACAGAGGATCAATTCCCTCTGGTCAAACTTGGGGAATCCATGACTTTGGAGTTTGAT is a genomic window of Flagellimonas sp. CMM7 containing:
- a CDS encoding FAD:protein FMN transferase, with translation MIQRILFTFGLTLLFGCNTNTWIKNQIAGNALGTTYSIIYISDKEENYRQEIDSVFQVINQSLSTYIPTSDISKINNGDSTITVDHMFQEVFKTSSMVYEASNGYFDPTIGVLANAWGFGPGEQLKLDSLKVDSLLKYVGWDKVKLNHDGTITKNHPELRFDFNAVAKGYTIDRLGALLNAKGLENYLVELGGEVITKGQNRISGKQWSVGIDDPQVEVGRQLKQIIVLEDKAMASSGNYRKFRIDPETGKKYVHTINPKTGYTKNSKVLATSVVASSCAEADAYATAFMAMDLEDSKSLLTNQNNLEAYIIYLDESGETLEFMTPGFKSLIK
- a CDS encoding Na(+)-translocating NADH-quinone reductase subunit F; translated protein: MEERRQLTEQELHNLAMNIVGKQLEEDGFEFMGINSKPKKNPQYVCLKDKMLHFIVVRNVEYPKSTTVFDNELMGKVKNHADKFEAKTYFAGVGLSNASDQELPVYLNEDYIVDYQGLIEI
- the nqrF gene encoding NADH:ubiquinone reductase (Na(+)-transporting) subunit F, with protein sequence MILATSTGGTILITVVAFLVLLLLLVALLLFTKEKLSPSGPVTLTINGEKQIEVASGGTLLSTLGNQKVFLPSACGGGGTCIQCECHVLSGGGEALPTETPHFSRKELQHGARLACQVKVKQDMDITIPEEVFGIKKWAGKVVRNYNVASFIKEFVVEIPEDMNYKAGGYIQIEIPPCEIKYSDIDITAHPAEHETPDKFKNEWDKFNLWPLVMKNPETVERAYSMASYPAEGREIMLNVRIATPPWDRSKNGWMDVNPGVASSYIFGLKEGDPVTISGPFGEFFINESEAEMLYVGGGAGMAPMRSHLYHLFRTLKTNRKVTYWYGGRSKRELFYIDHFKQLEKDFPNFKFYMALSEPMEEDNWKVKEDIDADGDGFVGFIHNCVIDNYLNHHEAPEDIELYFCGPPLMNKAVQKMGEDFGIPDENIRFDDFGG
- the nqrE gene encoding NADH:ubiquinone reductase (Na(+)-transporting) subunit E translates to MLEHLELFFKSIFIDNMVFAVFLGMCSYLAVSKKVATAVGLGAAVIFVLAVTVPLNWLLDQYLLRDGALVWLGPEYADYNLSFLSFILFIATIATMVQLVEIVVEKFSPSLYNSLGIFLPLIAVNCAILGGSLFMQAREIPSLGLAFNYGVSSGIGWFLAILAIAAIREKIRYSNVPAPLRGLGITFIITGLMGIGFQSFGGMLTGDNEPPEGTEPVTAEKIEEKEIKKEIEDEDKAVSYNEVINE
- a CDS encoding NADH:ubiquinone reductase (Na(+)-transporting) subunit D, whose protein sequence is MALLSKKDANLILDPLADNNPITIQVLGICSALAITAELKASLVMAISVIFVLGVGNVVISLMRNVIPSKIRIIVQLIVVATLVIIVDQVLKAFAYELSKTLSVFVGLIITNCIIMGRFEAFALGNGPWKSFLDGIGNALGYGVILIIVGFFRELFGSGTLFGIPVLGDPIAKTGLYATGYENNGFMIIPPAALIVVGIIIWVQRSRNKALIEEA
- a CDS encoding Na(+)-translocating NADH-quinone reductase subunit C yields the protein MGINTDKNSYTVIFAIIMVVIVGSVLAFLASGLNDRIKENERFEKQQNILYAMGVNENTEDSGVNFIPTDVVEGEFSKYIKEQYVFVDGDVQKDDQAFLIDMKKQLAAFKSGGEARLPIFIGEKDGKKSYILPMYGKGLWDAIWGFISVDDNMTVQGVYFDHKAETPGLGANIKMRFFMDDFIGESLLEGKSYAGVSVAKGNNDPLNNDKEDNEVDALAGATITGNGVSAMIKETLKVYKPYLETIRTN